GTACTCGCCCCGCACAGCCTTGAACACGGACCCGCCCGACGCCACCGAGTCCAGTTCCGTGTCCAGGGCCGTTTCGAACCGGTCGAGTCCGGTGGCCAGCAGGTCGAGGCCGCTGTCGGGCACGGCACCGCGTCGCAGCGCGTCGATGACGGTACGGCGGCGGGCGGCGCTCACCTGGGCGGGGCGCTGGGATCCGGTGGTGCTCACAGGAGTCAGTCTTCCATTTCCACGGGCCCGCCCGTACGGGGACCGGATGGCGGCCGTCGATCGGTCCGCGCTGCACGCGGCACCGTGGCGGGGCGCCTACTTCGTTGAATCGGTTGACGGTCACCCGGATACGCTGCTGGAATCACTCTCCGTACATTCGGCAGGGTGGGAGTGGGACGAACGTGGCGGCACTCGACAATGTGAAGCTGAAGGACGTACTCGCGGATGTGGCGTCGGGCTCCTTACAGTTGCCCGACTTCCAGCGGAACTGGAAGTGGGACGACGATCGGATCCGCGCGATCATCGCGACGGTGACGCTGGACTATCCGCTCGGCGTGGTGATGACTCTGCAGACCGGCGGCGCCACCCGATTCCGTTCGCGGACGCTCACCGGGGCACGCCCGGACGGGGATCCGGCCGCGGACCTCCTCCTGCTCGACGGTCAGCAGCGTCTCACCTCCCTCTTCCAGGCCCTGTGGCTGGACGCCCCGGTGGAAACGGCGGACGCCCGTAACAAACCCATCGAGCGGTGGTACTACGTCGACATCGAGAAGGCCGTGGGCCCGGGCGCGGATCGCGACGAAGCCATCCTGTCCGTCCCGGCGGACAAGGTCCTCCGCACCGACTTCAACCGCACGGTGGTGCTGGATCTGAGCACCACGGAGAACGAGTGCGCGGCCGGTCTCTTCCCTCTGCATCTCGTCTTCGACGCACAGCGTGTGAACCAGTGGATGATGTCGTACGTCAAGGCGGACGAGGACCGGAACTGGAACTTGTGGGGGCAGTTCGACGAGTTGGTCCTCCAGCAGGTCCGCGCCTTCCAGGTCCCGATGATCCGGCTGGCCGCCACCACCTCCATGGACGCCGTGTGCGCGGTCTTCGAGCGGGTCAATACGGGCGGCGTACCTCTGAACGTCTTCGAACTACTCACCGCGACCTACGCCGGGGATCGCGACTACGTGGACCAGAGCGGGGACTACTACCAACTCCCCAAAGTGTGGCGGGAGATCAAGCAGGGGCTGGCAGCCAAGTACCCGGTCTTCGGCCGTCTGGACGGCGGCCTCGAGAACGGGCTGAGCAGCATCGACTTCCTGCAGGCCATCGCCCTGGTACGCACCTGGGAACGGAAGCAGTCGGGCAGGGGGGCGACGGTGTCGTGCAAGCGCCGGGACCTGCTGGACCTCCCGCTGGCCGACTTCGTCCGGCTGGCGCCGAAACTGGCGGACGCCTTCGCCTGGGTGGGCGACTTCCTGGAACGGCAGTGCATCGTCCGCCCGAGCGACCTGCCGTACAAGACGCAGCTCGTCCCGCTCGCGGCCGTCCGTGCCATCCTGGACACGGCGCTGGACGGCCTGGGAGCGGAGGAGAAGACCGAGCAGTGGTACTGGTGCGGAGTCCTCGGCGAGATGTACGGCGGCTCCACCGAGACCCGCTTCACGCGTGACGTCGAGCAGCTCGTCCCCTGGATCGCGCAGGACGACCGGGCGCCCGACACCGTCACGGACGCGTTCTTCTTCGCCGACCGCCTCGACAGCCTCACCACCCGCAACAGCGCCGCCTACAAGGGCATCTACGCCCTGCTGGTCAAGCAGGGGGCGGTGGATTGGCACTACACGGACAGCCCGCTCAAGCCCGGCAGGCTGGACGAGTACAGCGTGGACGTCCGGCAGATCTTCCCCAAGACCTGGTTCCGGCGGGGCAACAGCCAGGACCTGCCCACGAACTCCATCGTGAACAAGACCCCGCTGTCCTACCGCGCGGCGATGGACATGACCGGGGCGCCGGCGTCCTACCTGTCCACGATGGTCGCCGCCTCCGACATGCGCCCCGAGTGGTTCGACGATGTGCTCGCCACCCACCTCATCGATCCGGAAGCACTCCGCGACAACGACTACGAACGGTTCTACAACGACCGTTCCAAGCAGTTGCAGGATCTCGTGCACTCCGCCATGGGCAAGAGGACCAT
This portion of the Streptomyces sp. NBC_01750 genome encodes:
- a CDS encoding GmrSD restriction endonuclease domain-containing protein; translation: MAALDNVKLKDVLADVASGSLQLPDFQRNWKWDDDRIRAIIATVTLDYPLGVVMTLQTGGATRFRSRTLTGARPDGDPAADLLLLDGQQRLTSLFQALWLDAPVETADARNKPIERWYYVDIEKAVGPGADRDEAILSVPADKVLRTDFNRTVVLDLSTTENECAAGLFPLHLVFDAQRVNQWMMSYVKADEDRNWNLWGQFDELVLQQVRAFQVPMIRLAATTSMDAVCAVFERVNTGGVPLNVFELLTATYAGDRDYVDQSGDYYQLPKVWREIKQGLAAKYPVFGRLDGGLENGLSSIDFLQAIALVRTWERKQSGRGATVSCKRRDLLDLPLADFVRLAPKLADAFAWVGDFLERQCIVRPSDLPYKTQLVPLAAVRAILDTALDGLGAEEKTEQWYWCGVLGEMYGGSTETRFTRDVEQLVPWIAQDDRAPDTVTDAFFFADRLDSLTTRNSAAYKGIYALLVKQGAVDWHYTDSPLKPGRLDEYSVDVRQIFPKTWFRRGNSQDLPTNSIVNKTPLSYRAAMDMTGAPASYLSTMVAASDMRPEWFDDVLATHLIDPEALRDNDYERFYNDRSKQLQDLVHSAMGKRTMLRDLAEGDAR